A genomic window from Pirellulales bacterium includes:
- a CDS encoding HD domain-containing protein, producing the protein MATRPATIVALADMVHGQEADLFVLMKSKDELKTRDGKTYYKVAFRDARREVSFPIWADSAWAEDCRQQWTPGAFYKLRATYRDTSYGPQLDIRKIREVVAADTADGFDPGLFVAQSRFDPATMFAELRAIAVDKISNAPLSALVLSILDDNREALLTLPAATRNHHNYYAGYLEHVLSVTRTALYLAEKYDDYYPDMQPPLDRGLVAAGAILHDIGKLREIEWQPEGAAYTAAGRLVGHILQGRDIVREAAAHHPLEGDLLLRLEHIIIAHQRLPEWGSPKPPMTPEALLVHYADDIDAKMNMMYVTLRDDTTPGPLTSKKNQLFQQLYRGPQ; encoded by the coding sequence TCGTCCCGCCACGATTGTCGCGCTGGCCGACATGGTTCACGGGCAGGAAGCCGACCTGTTCGTCCTGATGAAGAGCAAGGATGAACTCAAGACGCGCGACGGCAAAACCTATTACAAAGTCGCCTTTCGCGACGCCCGCCGCGAAGTGAGTTTTCCCATCTGGGCCGATTCCGCCTGGGCCGAAGATTGCCGCCAGCAATGGACCCCTGGCGCCTTTTACAAACTGCGGGCCACGTACCGCGATACTTCTTACGGTCCGCAACTCGACATTCGCAAAATCCGCGAGGTCGTCGCCGCCGACACCGCCGACGGTTTCGACCCGGGCCTGTTCGTCGCCCAATCGCGCTTCGACCCGGCCACGATGTTCGCCGAGCTACGCGCGATCGCGGTCGACAAGATTTCCAACGCGCCATTGTCCGCCCTGGTGCTCTCAATCCTGGACGACAACCGCGAAGCTCTACTGACGCTGCCGGCCGCCACCCGTAACCATCACAATTACTATGCCGGCTACCTGGAACATGTCCTGAGCGTGACGCGAACGGCCCTCTACCTGGCTGAAAAGTATGACGACTATTACCCCGACATGCAGCCGCCGCTCGACCGTGGGCTGGTCGCGGCCGGAGCGATCCTGCATGACATCGGCAAGCTGCGCGAGATCGAGTGGCAGCCCGAGGGTGCCGCCTACACCGCGGCCGGCCGGCTCGTCGGGCATATTCTGCAGGGGCGTGACATCGTTCGTGAAGCCGCCGCGCACCACCCGCTTGAGGGCGACCTGCTGCTGCGTTTAGAGCACATTATTATCGCCCATCAGCGACTGCCCGAATGGGGCTCGCCGAAGCCCCCGATGACCCCCGAGGCGTTGTTGGTTCACTACGCCGACGACATCGACGCGAAGATGAACATGATGTATGTCACACTTCGTGATGACACGACCCCCGGACCGCTAACGTCGAAAAAGAATCAACTTTTTCAACAACTCTATCGCGGCCCACAATAA
- a CDS encoding acyl-CoA dehydrogenase family protein, translating into MSVANRDKQVAEAEELLGDGGPRLGFAKGLFFGQYLGDRLLPYPDIASDLQARSLVSDLRKFCKEQIDPAQIDRDAEIPEHVVRGLGQLGVLGACLPKSCGGLEFSQTAYCQLMEVLGGHCGGTALFVNAHHSIGPRALVLFGTPEQQAKYLPKSASGEWLSAFALTEPEAGSDAANVQTRATPSPDGKGYVINGNKRWITNGGIANVLTVMARTPVPNSDDTKITAFIVTPDMPGFEVIEKRMAKCGVRGSATARLAFHDMFVPNENILGARGKGLKIALTVLDYGRTTFGASCTGAAKFCVARATQHANERVQFGESLGSFELVKDKIAYMAAGAYAMESVTYQTAALIDAGEDDYMIETAMLKVFATDVLWRIINDTIQIFGGKAYFADEPYERMMRDGRINMIGEGANDVLRVFSALVGMRDVGLELKGVLNALMNPLGNISKIGGFASRRIGSMLASPEVQVRSTELQEDAVRIGRLVGALGAQVERLLRKYQESVMDRQYQLGRVSDVATELYVSGCVLNRLDALVRDPHADEGARSRGLKLGRYYLKTAGRRIRRNLADLWDNDDDDTNRIADMMLSNKPSKSPAAH; encoded by the coding sequence ATGAGCGTCGCGAATCGCGATAAGCAGGTGGCCGAGGCAGAAGAGCTGCTCGGCGATGGCGGACCACGACTGGGATTCGCGAAAGGTTTGTTCTTCGGGCAGTACCTGGGCGATCGACTCCTCCCCTACCCCGATATCGCTTCCGACTTGCAGGCGCGTTCGCTGGTCTCGGATCTGCGCAAGTTCTGCAAAGAGCAGATCGATCCCGCGCAGATCGATCGCGATGCCGAAATCCCCGAGCACGTCGTTCGCGGTCTCGGCCAGTTGGGCGTGCTCGGCGCGTGCCTGCCGAAAAGTTGTGGCGGCTTGGAATTCAGCCAGACCGCTTACTGCCAACTGATGGAAGTCCTCGGCGGCCACTGCGGCGGCACCGCATTGTTCGTCAATGCTCACCATTCGATCGGACCGCGAGCGCTCGTGTTGTTCGGCACGCCCGAGCAGCAAGCAAAGTACCTGCCTAAGTCGGCCAGCGGCGAATGGCTGAGCGCGTTCGCACTGACCGAGCCCGAGGCCGGCAGTGACGCCGCCAACGTGCAAACGCGTGCCACCCCGTCGCCGGACGGCAAGGGTTACGTGATCAACGGCAACAAGCGGTGGATCACCAACGGCGGCATCGCCAACGTGCTGACCGTGATGGCCCGCACGCCCGTCCCCAACAGCGACGACACAAAGATCACGGCCTTCATCGTCACGCCCGACATGCCCGGATTCGAGGTAATCGAGAAGCGGATGGCCAAGTGCGGCGTGCGCGGCTCGGCCACGGCCCGTCTGGCCTTCCACGACATGTTCGTGCCGAACGAGAACATCCTGGGTGCTCGTGGCAAGGGTTTGAAGATCGCGCTAACCGTACTCGATTATGGCCGCACGACGTTCGGCGCCAGTTGCACCGGCGCCGCCAAGTTCTGCGTCGCCCGGGCTACGCAGCATGCCAACGAGCGCGTGCAATTCGGCGAATCGCTTGGCTCGTTCGAACTGGTCAAAGACAAGATCGCCTACATGGCGGCCGGCGCCTACGCCATGGAATCGGTCACCTATCAGACGGCCGCCCTGATCGATGCCGGCGAAGACGACTATATGATCGAGACCGCCATGCTCAAGGTGTTCGCCACCGACGTGCTGTGGCGGATCATCAACGACACGATCCAGATCTTTGGCGGCAAGGCGTACTTCGCCGACGAGCCGTACGAGCGCATGATGCGCGACGGACGCATCAACATGATCGGCGAAGGGGCCAACGACGTATTGCGTGTCTTCTCGGCCCTGGTCGGCATGCGTGACGTCGGCCTGGAGTTGAAGGGCGTCCTGAATGCCCTGATGAACCCGCTGGGCAATATCAGCAAGATCGGCGGGTTCGCCAGCCGGCGGATCGGCTCGATGCTGGCCTCGCCCGAGGTGCAGGTTCGCAGCACGGAACTGCAGGAAGACGCCGTTCGCATCGGCCGGCTGGTGGGCGCGCTCGGTGCCCAGGTCGAACGCCTGCTTCGCAAGTACCAGGAATCTGTGATGGATCGCCAGTACCAGTTGGGCCGCGTTTCGGACGTCGCCACCGAACTTTACGTCTCGGGCTGCGTCTTGAACCGGCTCGACGCCCTAGTGCGCGACCCGCACGCCGACGAAGGGGCTCGCTCGCGCGGCCTCAAGCTGGGCCGGTACTACCTGAAGACGGCCGGCCGCCGCATTCGCCGCAACCTGGCCGACCTGTGGGACAACGACGACGACGACACGAACCGCATCGCCGATATGATGCTGTCGAACAAGCCGTCAAAATCCCCCGCCGCGCACTAA